The genomic window CTGGATGGCCTTTTATAAACTGAATACTTTTCACTGGCATTTAACCGATGAACCTGCCTGGCGCCTGGAGGTTAAAAAATATCCTAATTTGGCTCTTATTGGTGGCATTGGAGATTATTTAAACCCCAATTTGCCAGCACAGTTTTATACACAGGCCGATATTAGGGAAATTGTGGCTTACGCTGCCGAACGCTACATTAAAGTTATACCTGAAATTGATATGCCCGGACACGCTACTGCGGCCAATAAAGCCTATCCAGAATATTCAGGAGGCGGTTCAATAGGGCATCCAGAGTTTACCTTTAACCCTGGCCTGGAAAAAACCTATGGTTATTTAACCGATATTTTAAAAGAAACCAATGTGCTTTTCCCTGCCGGATTGATCCATTTAGGGGGAGATGAAGTGAGTTACGGAAATGAAAAATGGAAAAGCAATCCAGATATTTTAAAACTCCGCGAACGCGAAAAGCTTAAGGATGATGCTGCGGTAGAGCATTATTTTATGAAACGCATGGCTGATTCGCTTTACCAATTAAATGCAAGAGCTATTTTTTGGGATGAAATGGCCGAAGCCGATCTGCCGAAAGAGAAAACCATTATGTTTTGGTGGCGCCAGGAAAAGCCCGCTCAGCTCCGTACTGCTTTAAGTAAGGGGTACCCAACGGTTTTATGCCCACGCTTGCCACTGTATTTCGATTTCGTTCAGGATAGTACCCATCAATATGGTAGAAAATGGAACAAACTATATAGTCCCATTGAGCAGGTATACCAGTTCGATGCACAGTCTTATGCCGAAAATAAAAAAGAAAAACAGCTTATTTTAGGTATTCAGGCAAACCTTTGGACAGAAACAGTAGATAATGACAACCGTTTGGATTATTTGCTTTTTCCGCGGATTGCTGCCCTGGCAGAAGCTGCATGGACGCGGCAAAACCATAAAGATTTTAAAACCTTTAGTAATAATCTAAGTCAACACCTGGCGCTTTATGGCAAAGCAGGACTTTATTATTATCATCCCTCAAAACCCTTACAAAATCCCGAAATGCCAGTTAAGAGAAAGAAGCCATTAAATTATAAAGATTAACACGAACACGAATAAAATTTGAATATGAAGAATATATTAAAGTCTGCTTTGGTTACCCTTGCTGCTATAGTTATAATAAACCCCGCAGATGCACAATGGACAGGACCGAAGAGCAAGCCTACAAAAGAAGTTGAAGTTAAATACGGAACCCTAACACCACCACACCGTACCGATGCCGATATGGAAGCCTTTCGCAGTTACGGTTTAGGGCAGTTTATCCATTGGGGAATTTATTCTATCGCAGGTAACGAATGGAATGGGGTAAGTGCAAGGGGTGGTGCAGCAGCATCAGAGTGGATCCGCTCCTGGGGTGGGCCTACCGCACCAAAAGATTGGACCAAAACTTATGATAACCTGTACAAACAGTTTAACCCGAAAAACTTCGATGCCAAACGCTGGGCTAAACAAGCCAAGGATATGGGGGCAAAGTATGTGATTTTTACCACCAAACACCATGATGGCTTTGCACTTTGGCCAACCAAATATTCTGATTACAATGTTTCTGCATCGCCTTATAAAAAAGATATTGTAAAACAGATTGTGGATGCTTATACTGCCGAAGGTATTGATGTATATCTCTATTTCTCAATTTTAGAATGGAATAACCCAAATTATATGGGTAAGGCCCCCAAAACCGACGAAGAGAAAGAAAAATTCGGTAAATTTTTAGCTTATACCCGAAACCAGCTTTTAGAGCAACTGGATAACTATCCGAAAATTAAAGGTTTCTGGTTTGATGGTACCTGGGATGCTTCGTGGAAAAGTGCTTACGAATTTACCTACAATCTAGAAAAAGAACTTCGAGAAAAACATCCTGGATTAATTATCGGTTCGCGCTTCCGTAACGACGAACACGGCTCGAGGCACTTCGATTCGAATGGCAATATTTTAGGCGATTACGAACAAGGATGGGAGCGTAAGTTACCTGCAGAATTTGAGTGGTTAAACGGTAACGATTGGGATGCGGTAATGACTATCCCACCAAACGGTTGGGGATATATGAAAGATTGGTCGGGGATTTATACCAAAACTACCGACGATTTATTGGATATGCTGATGCGTTCGGTATCGATGAATGGCAATTTCGTATTAAACTTTGGGCCCGATGGCAATGGAAATATGCATCCCGAAGAGGATAAAATTGCAAAAGAAATTGGCGAGTGGATAAAAATAAATGCCGAGGCGGTATATGGCGTTCGCCATGCTGCATTAACACCTTCTAAATTAGGCTACTTTACTCAAAAGGCCGATAACCTTTATTTAACTGTTTTTAACCAACCTGTAAACGGTATTGTGCGCATTGCGGTGCCAAAAAATGCTAAACAGGTTCCAGGTACAGCTGCACTTTTAATAAACAGCAAGAATTTAGCCTTAAAACAAGCAGACCTTGGTTTGGATCTGGATAAGAATACCTATTACGATGTAATATTGCCAAAAGGTTTTCAACCCAACAAAGCATTTGTAATTAAAATGAAACTGGTGGCGCCAAAAGCAAAAGCAGCAAAGTTAATGGATGCTAAAATGTAGCCTTGGATGAACGGTTATTTCCCAATTTTTTTGAAGTATGGTTTAAAGAAAACCGTGCGATTGTATACTATCAAATCATGCTTTGCGATAATTGGAAAACAAGGCCGAGAGGACATGCACCGGTTTTGATAGGAAGATTTAAATGTAAACGATGAGGTAATGAACAGGTTGATTAGTGCCCGAATTTTACCTTCTATACTAAGCGAACTTTAGACTGGTTATCTGATGTTACGCCTGGTAAATACATTTATTTGGTTAGTTAATGATTGCGTAGCGATGGATGTTTCTACGCAATCTTATCCTAACCTAGTGGGCATACATCCATATCAGAATTATCAATGAAATAATCCTTAAGCCTGATATCTTAATATAAATCACGGGTGCGGTAATATAAATCGCGGGTACAATAATATAAATCATGGGTACGATAATATAAATCGCGGGTGCGGTAATATAAATCGTGGGTGCGGTAATATAAATCACGGGTACAATAATATAAATAACGGGTGCAGTAATATAAATCGCGCTATTGGCGTGATACATTTAATATTGAATTAAAACTGCACCGTAACTTTAATAATTTCATAACGCTAGCTAACTATTTTACTAATAACATTGGCTCATCTTTGTTAAAAGACCCTAACCAAATATTAGGATAATTTAAGCACAATGATATGAGACTGATTTCTTGCGTAGCGCTTTTAATGGTTATACCAGCAATTGGACTTTTAACCAAAGCGAATAAATTTACTGATGATAAAAGGCCGGAAACCCCAGTACATGAACACATTGTAAATGATTCAGCTTCATTTAAATTGTTTAAACCTACTGGTAAGGCTGCTAAGTTTGAGGGGGCACCTACTGTATTTGCAACTGATTATCGGTTGAGTGTTTTTAAGCCTATGTGTCTCAGCCCAGCTCCATTGTTTACAATTAATAAAATAAAGTAGCGCTTTCAGTTACGAATCTGCCATCGACCTCCGTTGTCTTTGAAAAATTCTAACTTCTACCATTGACGGATTCCAATAGAAAGGTCCGTCATTGCGAGGAGGAACGACGAGGCAATCTTTCATGTCCGTGATTCTGCTCTAAAGATTATCATGTGGTGTCAGATATTTCTATCTGACACTTTGTTTGATCCTTTATTCCAGTTTCTAAATGGTTCTCATTGCCAGATGGTAACATCTGGCAGCACGTTTAAGTTCGAAAATCAAACTATTTACCTTCCCACCAGGCCAAAGGAAACTTAATCTCATCCACAGAGCTTGCAATCATATCGGGTTTAAAAGCATAGTGTCCTAAAGTGTCTTTGCTTGAGATGCCCGAAAGCACCAGAATGGTTTTATATCCCATTTGAACACCTCCCTGTATATCTGTTTCCATGGTATCACCAATAACCGTAGTTTCACTGGTTTCCAATCCCAAAAATTTACGTGCCGAGCGCATCATCACGGGACTTGGTTTGCCTGTGACAAATGCTTTTCTGCCGGTTGCTTCTTCAATCATGGCAGTAGTTGCAGCAATGCCTAAATTATTCCAACCTGGTTTCTTTGGCGATGGATCTCTGTTGGTGGTGATAAATTTAGCTCCAGCAAGAATCATATCAACAGCACGCTGCACCATTTCGAGCGTAAAGTTTCTACCTTCTCCCAGTACCACAAACTCTGGATCGGTGTTTACCAAAGTAATACCGTGATCGTGCAAGCTGCTTAATAAACCACCTTCTCCCAATACATAAGCGGTACCACTTGGACTTTGATCGGAAAGGAATTTTCCTGTAGCCATTGCGCTGGTGTATACATGGCTTTCTTCCACTTTTATACCCAATCCTTTAAGTTTGCGTACTACTTCTAAAGCAGTTCTCTGACTATTGTTGGTCATAAATGCAAAAGGAATATCTTCATCAATTAAGTTTTTAATGAATTTATCAGCACCAAATATCAATTCTTCCCCGCTATAAATCACCCCATCCATATCTATTAATAATCCTTGTTTCATGTTTTTGTAGATTTAATCTGTTTATGTGCAAACTTAATATTTTCTTGTTCAACCAATGTTAAAATAAAGTCTTTTGAATAGTCAGATTTTGCCCAAATCAATCCTGTTGTGTTTAAATAGTAATTTCTTTCTTATTCATTTATTAAATAAAAAATTAATGTTCGAATTGTAGCATATCCTCAATTTCTATCGTATGGATAGAAAATTAAATTATGAGAAACGCTTTTAAGTTAATCACCGTCTTTTTGATTGTATTAACCATCTTGAGTGCATGCAAAAAGAAAACGGATAACCCAATGGATTTTACCATTGATGCACAAAATCTAACTCCTTGTATAGAAGGAAGCTGCCTGTTTGAATATGTTAATTATGTAGCAATGCCCGATCAGCAGACTGCACTTACCACTGGGCAATACCGGATTTTTTTGGCTACAAAGAGTAATAGCTTCAGCACCACGCGGATATATATGCAAGCACCAATGAAGGGTGATAAATTTTTATTAACGGATGCTGATATTCTGGCTGGAAAGGTAAAACATCTGTTTTCTTGCGCTTCATGCGACTATTTCAACTTAACTCCGATTGCAGGTACAATTAAAGGAATTAAAGTGGCTAACGCTAATAATTCAGGCGAAAGATGGTTGCTGGATGCTCATATTGTTGTAGCAGCCGAAAAATCTAAAATACCCTTAGATACCATCAACATTAAACAA from Flavobacterium sp. W4I14 includes these protein-coding regions:
- a CDS encoding NagD protein (product_source=KO:K02566; cath_funfam=3.40.50.1000; cog=COG0647; ko=KO:K02566; pfam=PF13242,PF13344; superfamily=56784; tigrfam=TIGR01457) → MKQGLLIDMDGVIYSGEELIFGADKFIKNLIDEDIPFAFMTNNSQRTALEVVRKLKGLGIKVEESHVYTSAMATGKFLSDQSPSGTAYVLGEGGLLSSLHDHGITLVNTDPEFVVLGEGRNFTLEMVQRAVDMILAGAKFITTNRDPSPKKPGWNNLGIAATTAMIEEATGRKAFVTGKPSPVMMRSARKFLGLETSETTVIGDTMETDIQGGVQMGYKTILVLSGISSKDTLGHYAFKPDMIASSVDEIKFPLAWWEGK
- a CDS encoding hypothetical protein (product_source=Hypo-rule applied; cleavage_site_network=SignalP-noTM); this encodes MRLISCVALLMVIPAIGLLTKANKFTDDKRPETPVHEHIVNDSASFKLFKPTGKAAKFEGAPTVFATDYRLSVFKPMCLSPAPLFTINKIK
- a CDS encoding hexosaminidase (product_source=KO:K12373; cath_funfam=3.20.20.80,3.30.379.10; cleavage_site_network=SignalP-TM; cog=COG3525; ko=KO:K12373; pfam=PF00728,PF02838; superfamily=51445,55545) translates to MRLLYILSILIIYSTAFAQQPGIIPMPVQFVKGNGYYTINNYSSISYNNEQLKTIAYYFQNELLSQKGITLQRKAKSASIVLMLKAGKKHADSCAYQISIKPDQIIVSATHPNGIFYGVVSLLQLALTNKNNQLPAAEISDAPAYAWRGFMLDESRHFFGKQKVKSILNWMAFYKLNTFHWHLTDEPAWRLEVKKYPNLALIGGIGDYLNPNLPAQFYTQADIREIVAYAAERYIKVIPEIDMPGHATAANKAYPEYSGGGSIGHPEFTFNPGLEKTYGYLTDILKETNVLFPAGLIHLGGDEVSYGNEKWKSNPDILKLREREKLKDDAAVEHYFMKRMADSLYQLNARAIFWDEMAEADLPKEKTIMFWWRQEKPAQLRTALSKGYPTVLCPRLPLYFDFVQDSTHQYGRKWNKLYSPIEQVYQFDAQSYAENKKEKQLILGIQANLWTETVDNDNRLDYLLFPRIAALAEAAWTRQNHKDFKTFSNNLSQHLALYGKAGLYYYHPSKPLQNPEMPVKRKKPLNYKD
- a CDS encoding hypothetical protein (product_source=Hypo-rule applied; cath_funfam=2.30.30.240; superfamily=81540; transmembrane_helix_parts=Inside_1_6,TMhelix_7_24,Outside_25_28,TMhelix_29_51,Inside_52_57,TMhelix_58_77,Outside_78_78); protein product: MYHANSAIYITAPVIYIIVPVIYITAPTIYITAPAIYIIVPMIYIIVPAIYITAPVIYIKISGLRIISLIILIWMYAH
- a CDS encoding alpha-L-fucosidase (product_source=KO:K01206; cath_funfam=3.20.20.80; cleavage_site_network=SignalP-noTM; cog=COG3669; ko=KO:K01206; pfam=PF01120; smart=SM00812; superfamily=51445); translated protein: MKNILKSALVTLAAIVIINPADAQWTGPKSKPTKEVEVKYGTLTPPHRTDADMEAFRSYGLGQFIHWGIYSIAGNEWNGVSARGGAAASEWIRSWGGPTAPKDWTKTYDNLYKQFNPKNFDAKRWAKQAKDMGAKYVIFTTKHHDGFALWPTKYSDYNVSASPYKKDIVKQIVDAYTAEGIDVYLYFSILEWNNPNYMGKAPKTDEEKEKFGKFLAYTRNQLLEQLDNYPKIKGFWFDGTWDASWKSAYEFTYNLEKELREKHPGLIIGSRFRNDEHGSRHFDSNGNILGDYEQGWERKLPAEFEWLNGNDWDAVMTIPPNGWGYMKDWSGIYTKTTDDLLDMLMRSVSMNGNFVLNFGPDGNGNMHPEEDKIAKEIGEWIKINAEAVYGVRHAALTPSKLGYFTQKADNLYLTVFNQPVNGIVRIAVPKNAKQVPGTAALLINSKNLALKQADLGLDLDKNTYYDVILPKGFQPNKAFVIKMKLVAPKAKAAKLMDAKM
- a CDS encoding hypothetical protein (product_source=Hypo-rule applied; cleavage_site_network=SignalP-noTM), with amino-acid sequence MRNAFKLITVFLIVLTILSACKKKTDNPMDFTIDAQNLTPCIEGSCLFEYVNYVAMPDQQTALTTGQYRIFLATKSNSFSTTRIYMQAPMKGDKFLLTDADILAGKVKHLFSCASCDYFNLTPIAGTIKGIKVANANNSGERWLLDAHIVVAAEKSKIPLDTINIKQYFNLAVK